The proteins below come from a single Tachypleus tridentatus isolate NWPU-2018 chromosome 13, ASM421037v1, whole genome shotgun sequence genomic window:
- the LOC143237542 gene encoding uncharacterized protein LOC143237542 translates to MLNLNISCSGSGPFEYCWKIFDEGKYPVNLTCPEPVVTSNCSFLIVHYFSNPGSYHIGMYLANDINHLQRGMDVHIYDVSRKKPLSVVIVPVSCSVVAIIIIVVGVAYHLQQQRIHKIEVADFDFQRPDELVEKTFFERLRDSFKDVLCNFQHFEEMPPVFTSINGHVKVKDAAIVNSNSFDGHSSYGAIA, encoded by the exons ATGCTGAACCTAAACATTAGCTGCAGTGGCAG TGGTCCGTTTGAGTACTGCTGGAAGATCTTTGATGAAGGAAAATATCCAGTTAACTTGACCTGCCCAGAACCAGTAGTGACTTCCAACTGTAGCTTCCTCATTGTCCATTATTTCTCCAATCCTGGCTCGTACCACATAGGGATGTACCTTGCTAATGACATCAATCATCTTCAAAGAGGAATGGATGTCCATATATATGATG TTTCAAGAAAGAAACCTCTGTCGGTGGTAATAGTGCCAGTTTCTTGTAGTGTTGTAGCAATCATCATCATAGTTGTTGGAGTCGCCTATCACCTTCAGCAACAACGGATACACAAGATTGAAGTAGCAGATTTTGATTTCCAAAGACCTGACGAGCtagttgagaaaacattttttgaaagacTTCGTGACTCCTTCAAAGatgttttatgcaattttcaGCATTTTGAAGAAATGCCTCCGGTCTTCACTAGTATCAATGGACATGTAAAAGTTAAAGATGCTGCCATAGTAAATAGTAATTCTTTTGATGGCCACTCATCGTACGGTGCCATTGCTTAG